One genomic segment of Streptomyces sp. RerS4 includes these proteins:
- a CDS encoding DUF3662 and FHA domain-containing protein, which produces MGVLKRFEQRLEGLVNGTFAKVFKSEVQPVEIAGALQRECDNNATIWNRERTVVPNDFIVELSSGDYERLSPYSGQLGDELAGLVRDYAKQQRYSFMGPIKVHLEKADDLDTGLYRVRSRTLASSTSQSAPQSPQGQQQGGGYGYPPVGAPPMPPGPPPGAPGAGAPAAPGGSGTTRRWIEINGTRHQISRPTLVLGRSTEADVRIDDPGVSRRHCEIRTGTPPTIQDLGSTNGIVVDGQHTTRATLRDGSRIVVGSTTIIYRQAEG; this is translated from the coding sequence ATGGGAGTTCTGAAGCGGTTCGAGCAGCGACTCGAAGGTCTGGTGAACGGCACCTTCGCCAAGGTCTTCAAGTCCGAGGTCCAGCCGGTGGAGATCGCCGGAGCCCTCCAGCGGGAGTGCGACAACAACGCCACCATCTGGAACCGCGAGCGGACCGTCGTACCCAACGACTTCATCGTGGAGCTCAGCAGCGGTGACTACGAGCGTCTGAGTCCCTACTCCGGCCAGCTCGGCGACGAGCTCGCGGGCCTCGTCCGCGACTACGCCAAGCAGCAGCGCTACAGCTTCATGGGCCCCATCAAGGTCCACCTGGAGAAGGCCGACGACCTCGACACCGGTCTGTACCGGGTCCGCAGCCGCACGCTGGCCTCCAGCACCTCCCAGTCGGCGCCGCAGTCCCCCCAGGGTCAGCAGCAGGGCGGCGGCTACGGCTACCCGCCCGTCGGCGCCCCGCCCATGCCGCCCGGACCGCCCCCGGGGGCACCCGGCGCCGGCGCCCCGGCGGCTCCCGGCGGCTCCGGCACCACCCGCCGCTGGATCGAGATCAACGGCACCCGCCACCAGATCTCGCGCCCCACCCTCGTACTCGGCCGGAGCACCGAGGCCGACGTGCGGATCGACGACCCCGGCGTATCGCGCCGGCACTGTGAGATCCGGACCGGAACACCCCCGACGATCCAGGATCTCGGGTCCACCAACGGCATCGTGGTGGACGGACAGCACACCACCCGCGCTACGCTCCGCGACGGCTCGCGGATCGTCGTGGGCAGCACCACCATCATTTACCGGCAAGCCGAAGGGTGA
- the paaB gene encoding 1,2-phenylacetyl-CoA epoxidase subunit PaaB codes for MTRNWPLWEVFVRSRRGLSHTHAGSLHAPDAEMALRNARDLYTRRGEGISIWVVPSTEIVASSPDERDPFFEPSADKPYRHPTFYEIPEGVRHL; via the coding sequence ATGACGCGGAACTGGCCCCTGTGGGAGGTGTTCGTGCGCTCGCGCCGCGGCCTCTCGCACACGCACGCGGGCAGCCTCCACGCCCCGGACGCGGAAATGGCCCTGCGCAACGCCCGCGACCTCTACACGCGGCGCGGTGAGGGCATCTCCATCTGGGTCGTGCCCAGCACCGAGATCGTCGCCTCCTCGCCGGACGAGCGGGACCCGTTCTTCGAGCCGTCCGCCGACAAGCCGTACCGGCACCCCACCTTCTACGAGATCCCCGAGGGGGTGCGCCACCTGTGA
- a CDS encoding DUF2252 domain-containing protein yields MVAAAAESAGASGEASGGLRGGVPGAVAGFDGGRIPGVEGFAPRAVPGSAKEAGKALRMRVPRAAHAWFEAPAGRPDAVRAVEESNVGRVAELTPIRVGRMAANPFAFLRGAAGLMAHDLSGGPVTGVGAQICGDAHAANFGLYGDARGRLVIDLNDFDETVFGPWEWDLKRLATSLVLAGRVAGADEDTCRAAARDAAGAYRRTMRLLAKLPALDAWNAIADEELVSHTDARDLLGTLERVSAKARNNTSARFAAKSTVMGEDGGRRFVDALPVLRRVGDGEAAAVAASLGPYLKTLPGDRLPLLARYAIHDVAFRVVGTGSVGTRSYVVLLLDHRGEPLVLQVKEARPSVLLPYLPALGFHGPVEEHEGRRVVAGQKRMQVVSDILLGWSTVEGRPFQVRQFRNRKGSVDPAALAVEQIDDYGRMTGALLARAHAHSADPRLLAGYCGKSEELDEAIAAFAVAYADRSEADHADLVAAIRGGRIAAEEGV; encoded by the coding sequence ATGGTGGCGGCAGCGGCGGAGAGCGCCGGGGCGTCGGGCGAGGCGTCGGGCGGGTTGCGCGGCGGCGTGCCGGGCGCCGTGGCGGGGTTCGACGGGGGCCGAATACCGGGCGTCGAGGGTTTCGCGCCCCGGGCCGTGCCCGGTTCGGCCAAGGAGGCCGGCAAGGCGCTGCGGATGCGCGTACCGCGCGCCGCGCACGCCTGGTTCGAGGCTCCCGCCGGGCGCCCGGACGCGGTGCGTGCGGTGGAGGAGTCGAACGTCGGACGGGTCGCCGAGCTGACCCCGATCCGGGTGGGCCGGATGGCCGCGAATCCCTTCGCGTTCCTGCGCGGAGCGGCCGGGCTGATGGCGCACGACCTGTCCGGCGGGCCGGTGACCGGGGTGGGCGCGCAGATCTGCGGTGACGCCCACGCGGCCAACTTCGGCCTGTACGGGGACGCCCGCGGGCGCCTCGTCATCGACCTGAACGACTTCGACGAGACCGTGTTCGGCCCCTGGGAGTGGGACCTCAAGCGGCTGGCGACCTCGCTGGTCCTGGCGGGCCGGGTGGCGGGCGCCGACGAGGACACCTGCCGGGCGGCTGCCCGGGACGCGGCGGGCGCCTACCGGCGGACCATGCGGCTGCTGGCGAAGCTGCCGGCGCTGGACGCGTGGAACGCCATCGCCGACGAGGAGCTGGTCTCCCACACCGACGCACGCGATCTGCTGGGCACCCTGGAACGGGTCTCCGCGAAGGCCCGCAACAACACCTCCGCCCGGTTCGCGGCGAAGTCCACGGTGATGGGCGAGGACGGCGGTCGCCGCTTCGTGGACGCCCTGCCGGTGCTGCGCCGGGTCGGGGACGGGGAGGCGGCGGCCGTGGCGGCCTCGCTGGGTCCGTACCTGAAGACCCTGCCGGGGGACCGGCTGCCGCTGCTGGCCCGGTACGCCATCCACGACGTGGCCTTCCGGGTGGTCGGCACCGGAAGCGTCGGCACCCGCTCGTACGTGGTGCTCCTGCTGGACCACCGGGGAGAGCCGCTGGTCCTCCAGGTGAAGGAGGCCCGGCCCTCCGTGCTGCTGCCGTACCTGCCCGCACTGGGCTTCCACGGGCCCGTCGAGGAGCACGAGGGGCGCCGGGTGGTGGCCGGGCAGAAGCGGATGCAGGTCGTCTCGGACATTCTGCTGGGGTGGAGCACGGTCGAGGGGCGGCCCTTCCAGGTGCGCCAGTTCCGCAACCGCAAGGGCAGCGTCGACCCGGCGGCGCTCGCCGTCGAGCAGATCGACGACTACGGCCGGATGACGGGGGCCCTGCTGGCGCGGGCGCACGCGCACAGCGCGGACCCGCGGCTGCTCGCCGGATACTGCGGGAAGAGCGAGGAGCTGGACGAGGCCATCGCGGCCTTCGCGGTGGCCTATGCCGACCGCAGTGAGGCCGATCACGCGGACCTGGTGGCGGCGATCCGGGGCGGCCGGATCGCGGCGGAGGAGGGCGTCTGA
- the paaD gene encoding 1,2-phenylacetyl-CoA epoxidase subunit PaaD, translating into MSATGTPATAGTRLEAELAALAGSVPDPELPVLTLGELGVVRGVRMHEDGHAEVILTPTYTGCPAIEAMSADIEQVLTGHGIPEVRVTTVLAPAWSTDDISAEGRCKLAEFGIAPPRPHSAGGPVPLALSVRCPQCGSTDTELLSRFSSTACKALRRCVACREPFDHFKEL; encoded by the coding sequence GTGAGCGCCACCGGCACCCCGGCGACGGCGGGCACCCGACTGGAGGCGGAGCTCGCGGCCCTGGCCGGCTCTGTCCCCGACCCGGAGCTGCCCGTACTCACCCTGGGCGAGCTGGGCGTCGTACGCGGCGTGCGGATGCACGAGGACGGTCACGCCGAGGTCATCCTCACGCCCACCTACACCGGCTGCCCCGCCATCGAGGCCATGTCCGCCGACATCGAGCAGGTTCTGACCGGCCACGGCATCCCCGAAGTACGGGTCACGACCGTGCTGGCGCCCGCCTGGTCCACCGACGACATCAGCGCCGAAGGCCGCTGCAAGCTCGCCGAGTTCGGCATCGCCCCGCCCCGTCCGCACTCCGCCGGAGGGCCCGTCCCGCTCGCCCTGTCGGTCCGCTGCCCCCAATGCGGATCCACCGACACCGAGCTGCTGAGCCGGTTCTCCTCCACCGCGTGCAAGGCGCTGCGCCGCTGCGTGGCCTGCCGCGAACCGTTCGACCACTTCAAGGAGCTGTAG
- a CDS encoding 2Fe-2S iron-sulfur cluster-binding protein has protein sequence MAVPVPQAPPGSSRPARHGAFHRLTVAAVDRLTEDSVALTLAVPEELRAEYLHAPGQHLTLRRSGPEGTEVRRSYSICSPAPAADGPGPASLRVGVRLVEGGEFSTFAHKEIAAGDELDVMVPAGRFVLDPVAAPPAAHYAAIVGGSGITPVLSIAASLLAARPDARFCLVRGDRSAASTMFLEEVADLKDRYPDRFQLVTVLSREEQEAGLPSGRLTEERLTTLLPALLPVTEVTGWFLCGPFGLVEGAERALRALGVARTRVHQEIFHVDGTPAPTPARADAPTHGRVTARLDGRSGTWPVRDGESLLDAVLRNRADAPYACKGGVCGTCRAFVVSGEVRMDRNFALEADETEAGFVLACQSHAVTEDVEIDFDR, from the coding sequence ATGGCCGTCCCCGTGCCCCAGGCGCCCCCGGGCAGCTCGCGCCCCGCGCGTCACGGCGCGTTCCACCGGCTGACGGTGGCGGCGGTCGACCGGCTCACCGAGGACTCGGTGGCGTTGACCCTGGCCGTCCCCGAGGAGCTGCGCGCCGAGTACCTGCACGCCCCCGGCCAGCACCTGACCCTGCGCCGCAGCGGCCCCGAGGGCACCGAGGTCCGCCGCTCCTACTCGATCTGCTCCCCCGCCCCGGCCGCCGACGGCCCGGGGCCCGCGAGCCTGCGGGTCGGGGTGCGGCTGGTGGAGGGCGGCGAGTTCTCCACGTTCGCCCACAAGGAGATCGCCGCCGGAGACGAGCTGGACGTCATGGTCCCGGCCGGCCGGTTCGTCCTGGACCCGGTCGCGGCGCCGCCCGCCGCGCACTACGCGGCGATCGTCGGCGGCAGCGGCATCACGCCGGTGCTGTCGATCGCCGCCTCACTGCTGGCGGCCCGTCCAGACGCCCGGTTCTGCCTGGTGCGCGGTGACCGCAGCGCGGCGTCGACGATGTTCCTGGAGGAGGTCGCCGACCTCAAGGACCGCTACCCGGACCGGTTCCAGCTGGTCACCGTGCTTTCTCGCGAGGAGCAGGAGGCCGGTCTGCCGTCCGGTCGGCTCACCGAGGAGCGGCTGACGACCCTGCTGCCCGCCCTGCTGCCGGTCACCGAGGTGACGGGCTGGTTCCTGTGCGGGCCCTTCGGGCTGGTGGAGGGCGCGGAGCGGGCCCTGCGCGCGCTGGGCGTCGCACGGACCCGGGTGCACCAGGAGATCTTCCACGTCGACGGCACACCCGCGCCGACCCCCGCCCGCGCCGACGCGCCGACGCACGGCCGGGTCACGGCGCGGCTCGACGGCCGCTCCGGGACCTGGCCCGTGCGGGACGGGGAATCGCTGCTCGACGCCGTGCTGCGCAACCGTGCGGACGCCCCGTACGCCTGCAAGGGCGGCGTCTGCGGCACCTGCCGGGCGTTCGTGGTCAGCGGTGAGGTGCGGATGGACCGCAACTTCGCGCTGGAGGCGGACGAGACGGAGGCCGGTTTCGTGCTGGCCTGCCAGTCGCACGCGGTGACGGAGGACGTGGAGATCGACTTCGACCGCTGA
- a CDS encoding J domain-containing protein, with the protein MSEQTEQTVPDEPAASGDERPEARLDRAVRAAEQALIEFEIAVETFRVEVENFSRLHHQKLGPMYSRLDELDALIAEAKAANSGDPDDLRRAREARALVMPMPGVDELFHDWMDADGVSDDAAAMLTDRSVKPPQRVRPTEEVRRLYRELVRRAHPDLAQDEAERARRDAFIARVNAAYGRGEEQLLRELAEEWEAGPVPEAPRPSESEELYARLEWLAQRKELLALVAKELEDSAIGSMLRMAPDDPDRLLEEIAEQLLAQVSERESELAALTGGAA; encoded by the coding sequence GTGAGCGAGCAGACCGAACAGACAGTCCCCGATGAGCCCGCCGCCTCCGGTGACGAGCGCCCCGAGGCGCGGCTCGACCGTGCCGTGCGGGCCGCCGAGCAGGCGCTGATCGAGTTCGAGATCGCCGTGGAGACCTTCCGCGTGGAGGTCGAGAACTTCTCCCGGCTGCACCACCAGAAGCTGGGCCCGATGTACTCGCGGCTCGACGAGCTGGACGCGCTGATCGCGGAGGCGAAGGCGGCGAACAGCGGCGACCCCGATGACCTGCGGCGTGCGCGCGAGGCACGCGCCCTGGTCATGCCGATGCCCGGTGTGGACGAGCTGTTCCACGACTGGATGGACGCGGACGGGGTTTCCGACGATGCCGCCGCGATGCTCACCGACCGCTCCGTGAAGCCGCCGCAGCGGGTGCGGCCCACGGAGGAGGTCCGCCGCCTGTACCGGGAGCTGGTCCGCCGGGCGCACCCCGACCTGGCGCAGGACGAGGCCGAGCGGGCGCGGCGCGACGCGTTCATCGCCCGGGTCAACGCCGCGTACGGGCGGGGCGAGGAGCAGCTGCTGCGCGAGCTGGCCGAGGAGTGGGAGGCCGGTCCGGTACCGGAGGCGCCGCGGCCGAGCGAGAGCGAGGAGCTGTACGCCCGGCTGGAGTGGCTGGCGCAGCGCAAGGAACTGCTCGCGTTGGTGGCCAAGGAGCTGGAGGACAGCGCGATCGGCTCGATGCTGCGCATGGCGCCGGACGACCCGGACAGGCTGCTGGAGGAGATCGCGGAGCAGCTGCTCGCCCAGGTCTCCGAGCGGGAGTCGGAGCTGGCGGCGCTGACCGGCGGCGCGGCGTAG
- a CDS encoding FHA domain-containing protein: protein MSELTLTVMRLGFLAVLWLFVIVAVQVIRSDLFGTRVTQRGSRRGGATGAPQQSGRQAAPPQQRQRRGAPTKLVVSEGTLTGTTVALAGQTITLGRAHDSTIVLDDDYASSRHARIYPDRDGQWIVEDLGSTNGTYLDRTRLTTPTPIPPGAPIRIGKTVIELRK, encoded by the coding sequence ATGTCAGAGCTGACCCTGACGGTCATGCGGTTGGGTTTCCTGGCCGTTCTGTGGCTGTTCGTCATCGTGGCCGTTCAGGTCATCCGCAGCGACCTCTTCGGTACGCGCGTCACACAGCGCGGCTCGCGCCGCGGCGGCGCGACCGGAGCTCCGCAGCAAAGCGGCCGCCAGGCCGCTCCACCCCAGCAGCGCCAGCGCCGCGGTGCGCCGACCAAGCTCGTGGTCTCCGAGGGCACCCTCACGGGCACCACCGTCGCCCTCGCGGGGCAGACGATCACGCTCGGCCGCGCACACGATTCGACGATCGTGCTGGACGACGACTACGCCTCCAGCCGGCATGCCAGGATCTACCCCGACCGTGACGGCCAGTGGATCGTCGAGGATCTCGGGTCCACCAACGGCACGTATCTCGACCGGACCCGGCTGACCACCCCGACGCCCATTCCGCCGGGCGCCCCGATCCGCATCGGCAAGACCGTCATCGAGCTGCGGAAGTAG
- a CDS encoding rhodanese-like domain-containing protein encodes MNLGPLPSVAAAAVPAEGFVLDVREDDEWAAGHVEGALHIPMSDFVTRFGELTEAIAEGDGDGKVYVMCRVGGRSAQVTQYLMRQEIDAVNVDGGMQAWEGAGRPMVTDNGSPAFVL; translated from the coding sequence ATGAACCTCGGACCGCTTCCCTCGGTGGCCGCCGCGGCGGTGCCCGCCGAAGGCTTTGTCCTGGACGTCCGGGAGGACGACGAATGGGCGGCCGGGCACGTCGAGGGCGCTTTGCACATCCCGATGAGTGACTTCGTGACCCGCTTCGGCGAGCTCACCGAGGCCATCGCGGAGGGGGACGGTGACGGCAAGGTGTACGTGATGTGCCGCGTCGGCGGTCGGTCGGCGCAGGTCACGCAGTACCTGATGCGCCAGGAGATCGACGCCGTGAACGTCGACGGCGGCATGCAGGCCTGGGAAGGCGCCGGGCGCCCGATGGTGACGGACAACGGAAGCCCGGCCTTCGTCCTGTAG
- a CDS encoding acyl-CoA dehydrogenase family protein → MDFTFTEEQRAAVEAAKAVFADVAPDRVPSPALTPGAVAEDFDRPLWAKLAGSDLLSLVLAEEHGGAGLDTIALCLVLREAAKVLARVPLLEHCATAMAVQAHGGPELTAALLPGAGRGSLVLTVAAHGRTGHDPAERSVTARPQEAGEDAGWILDGAQTSVAWAHNADWIAVPAHTARGEAVLALVPRVTDGLTLAEQFSTTGERLAELALDGVRVPPTHLIAVPGAWDRLRQVLATGTCALALGLGENVLTMTSQYTGKREQFGFPVATFQAVAVQAADRYIDLRAMEATLWQAAWRLDAATAGAGGPLPSAGDVAVAKIWASEGVRRVVQTAQHLHGGFGADTDYPLHRYHAWAKQLELQLGPAAAHEEALGDLLAAHPLA, encoded by the coding sequence GTGGACTTCACCTTCACCGAGGAACAGCGGGCGGCCGTGGAGGCGGCGAAGGCCGTGTTCGCGGACGTCGCTCCCGACCGCGTCCCCAGCCCGGCCCTCACGCCGGGAGCCGTCGCGGAGGACTTCGACCGACCGCTGTGGGCCAAACTCGCCGGATCCGACCTGCTGAGCCTGGTCCTCGCCGAGGAACACGGCGGGGCGGGCCTCGACACCATCGCCCTGTGCCTGGTGCTGCGCGAGGCGGCGAAGGTGCTGGCCCGGGTACCGCTGCTGGAGCACTGCGCGACCGCCATGGCCGTCCAGGCCCACGGGGGCCCCGAACTCACCGCCGCCCTGCTGCCCGGCGCCGGCCGCGGCTCCCTCGTCCTCACCGTCGCCGCGCACGGCCGCACCGGCCACGACCCGGCCGAACGCTCCGTCACCGCCCGCCCCCAGGAAGCCGGCGAGGACGCCGGATGGATCCTGGACGGGGCGCAGACCTCCGTCGCCTGGGCGCACAACGCCGACTGGATCGCCGTCCCGGCCCACACCGCGCGGGGCGAGGCCGTCCTCGCACTCGTCCCCCGGGTCACCGACGGGCTGACCCTCGCCGAACAGTTCTCCACCACCGGCGAGCGCCTCGCCGAACTCGCCCTGGACGGCGTCCGCGTACCGCCGACGCACCTGATCGCCGTCCCCGGCGCATGGGACCGGCTCCGCCAGGTCCTGGCCACCGGCACCTGCGCCCTCGCGCTCGGCCTGGGCGAGAACGTTCTCACCATGACCAGCCAATACACCGGCAAGCGCGAGCAGTTCGGCTTCCCGGTGGCCACCTTCCAGGCCGTCGCCGTCCAGGCCGCCGACCGGTACATCGACCTGCGCGCCATGGAGGCCACCCTCTGGCAGGCCGCCTGGCGGCTCGACGCCGCCACCGCCGGCGCCGGCGGGCCGCTGCCCAGCGCCGGTGACGTCGCGGTGGCCAAGATCTGGGCCTCGGAGGGCGTACGCCGCGTCGTGCAGACCGCCCAGCACCTGCACGGCGGCTTCGGGGCCGACACCGACTACCCGCTCCACCGCTACCACGCCTGGGCCAAGCAACTGGAGCTCCAGCTCGGCCCGGCCGCGGCCCACGAGGAGGCCTTGGGCGACCTCCTGGCCGCCCATCCCCTCGCCTGA
- the paaC gene encoding 1,2-phenylacetyl-CoA epoxidase subunit PaaC translates to MATTTTTPGTDASTAAAALALGDDALILSHRLGEWAGHAPVLEEEVALANIALDLLGQARVLLSMAGDEDELAYLREERSFRNLQLVEQPNGDFAHTIARQLYFSLHQHELYGELAAGDGPFAPLAAKAVKETAYHRDHAEQWTLRLGDGTEESRRRMRTALDGLWKYTGELFRPVEGLGLDQETMTALETRWLAALGGVLERAGLTLPEGSRTGAWAAGAGREGLHTESFGRLLAEMQHLHRSHPGASW, encoded by the coding sequence ATCGCGACGACCACCACCACCCCCGGGACCGACGCCTCCACCGCGGCCGCGGCGCTCGCCCTGGGCGACGACGCGCTGATCCTCTCCCACCGCCTCGGCGAGTGGGCCGGGCACGCCCCCGTCCTGGAGGAGGAGGTCGCCCTCGCCAACATCGCGCTCGACCTCCTCGGCCAGGCCCGTGTCCTGCTGTCCATGGCCGGCGACGAGGACGAGCTGGCGTACCTGCGCGAGGAGCGCTCCTTCCGCAACCTCCAGCTGGTCGAGCAGCCCAACGGCGACTTCGCCCACACCATCGCCCGACAGCTCTACTTCTCCCTCCACCAGCACGAGCTGTACGGGGAACTGGCCGCCGGAGACGGCCCGTTCGCACCGCTCGCCGCCAAGGCCGTGAAGGAGACCGCCTACCACCGCGACCACGCCGAGCAGTGGACGCTGCGCCTCGGCGACGGCACCGAGGAGAGCCGGCGGCGGATGCGGACCGCGCTGGACGGGCTGTGGAAGTACACGGGCGAGCTGTTCCGGCCCGTCGAGGGCCTCGGGCTCGACCAGGAGACCATGACCGCCCTGGAGACCCGCTGGCTGGCCGCGCTGGGCGGCGTGCTGGAGCGGGCCGGCCTGACCCTGCCCGAGGGGTCGCGTACGGGCGCCTGGGCCGCCGGCGCGGGCCGCGAGGGCCTGCACACCGAATCGTTCGGGCGGCTGCTCGCCGAGATGCAGCACCTGCACCGCAGCCACCCGGGAGCGTCGTGGTGA
- a CDS encoding histidine kinase: protein MRAGREWLTGPEVWTRGALVGDLTIITVLVLLGVGVDELSNSSGATMTLGALSVVVLVLLRRRLPATTLVAGAAASAFLPGVFLVTVVLGWSAGRRIVGVGRALGVFALACVVEVGLMLVDQWAQMRPVLVVVFSTLMFLAATAMPGLASRYWYQRRTLLSAMGERNEQLLRERSMVAGQARLRERQRIAQDMHDSLGHRLALISVHTGALEVDPQLTSRQREVVGVLRQASVEAMHELREVVGILRDGVEAAAPAPVEEAQQAARGVAGITGIVEAARAAGTDVRFTTTGRPRPLVAACDHAAFRIAQEALTNAYKHAPGAAITVELRYEDDALVVEIANGPAAGSGAGEVVSGGQGLTGLRERARLVGGMVHAGDVEGGGFRVAGVLPYGTEPAGVVEEVADDFGQWPHARATAATDWAAVNRELTVPGRGRAGGVAMGCGIAVAALVLLVIVMGAGVALIVSSANEAIVSPEAYDQIRVGQSEQSVRDELPNGDSILTAGLDRKGPPRPEGTECLVLLSTEETDELTTDAVYRFCFKDGKLVEKQAYEVKQ, encoded by the coding sequence ATGCGCGCGGGCCGGGAGTGGTTGACGGGACCCGAGGTCTGGACCCGTGGAGCCCTGGTCGGGGACCTGACGATCATCACCGTGTTGGTGCTGCTGGGCGTCGGCGTCGATGAACTGAGCAACTCCTCCGGCGCGACGATGACCCTCGGGGCCCTGTCCGTGGTGGTGTTGGTCCTGCTGCGGCGACGGCTGCCGGCCACCACGTTGGTGGCGGGCGCGGCGGCGAGCGCCTTCCTGCCCGGGGTGTTCCTCGTGACGGTCGTCCTGGGCTGGTCGGCGGGCAGGCGGATCGTCGGGGTCGGCCGGGCGCTCGGCGTCTTCGCGCTGGCCTGCGTCGTGGAAGTCGGGCTGATGCTGGTCGACCAGTGGGCGCAGATGCGGCCCGTCCTGGTGGTCGTCTTCTCCACGCTGATGTTCCTGGCGGCGACCGCCATGCCCGGTCTGGCCAGTCGGTACTGGTACCAGCGCCGGACCCTGCTGAGCGCGATGGGCGAGCGCAACGAGCAACTGCTGCGCGAGCGGAGCATGGTGGCAGGTCAGGCCCGGCTGCGGGAGCGGCAGCGGATCGCGCAGGACATGCACGACAGCCTGGGCCACCGGCTGGCGCTGATCTCGGTGCACACCGGGGCGCTGGAGGTGGACCCGCAGCTGACCTCTCGTCAGCGCGAGGTGGTGGGGGTGTTGCGGCAGGCGTCCGTGGAGGCCATGCACGAGCTGCGCGAGGTGGTCGGGATCCTGCGCGACGGGGTGGAGGCCGCCGCGCCCGCGCCCGTCGAGGAGGCGCAGCAGGCGGCCCGGGGTGTGGCCGGGATCACCGGCATCGTGGAGGCGGCGCGGGCCGCGGGGACCGACGTACGGTTCACCACGACGGGGCGGCCCCGGCCGCTGGTGGCGGCCTGTGACCACGCGGCGTTCCGGATCGCGCAGGAGGCGCTGACCAACGCCTACAAGCACGCGCCGGGCGCGGCGATCACCGTGGAGCTGCGCTACGAGGACGACGCGCTGGTGGTCGAGATCGCCAACGGACCGGCGGCCGGATCCGGCGCGGGCGAGGTGGTCTCCGGCGGTCAGGGCCTGACCGGACTGCGGGAACGGGCCCGGTTGGTCGGCGGCATGGTGCACGCGGGCGACGTCGAGGGCGGCGGGTTCCGGGTGGCGGGCGTGCTGCCGTACGGGACGGAACCGGCCGGGGTCGTCGAGGAGGTCGCCGACGACTTCGGGCAGTGGCCGCACGCCCGCGCGACGGCGGCGACGGACTGGGCGGCGGTGAACCGGGAGCTGACGGTTCCGGGGCGCGGCAGGGCCGGCGGTGTGGCGATGGGGTGCGGGATCGCGGTCGCCGCGCTGGTGCTGCTGGTCATCGTCATGGGGGCCGGCGTGGCCCTGATAGTGAGCTCGGCGAACGAGGCCATCGTCAGCCCGGAGGCGTACGACCAGATCCGGGTGGGGCAGTCGGAGCAGTCGGTCCGGGACGAGCTGCCGAACGGTGACAGCATCCTGACCGCGGGCCTGGACCGGAAGGGCCCGCCGCGCCCCGAGGGCACGGAGTGCCTGGTGTTGCTGTCGACCGAGGAGACGGACGAGTTGACCACCGACGCGGTTTACCGGTTCTGCTTCAAGGACGGCAAGCTCGTCGAGAAGCAGGCGTATGAGGTCAAGCAGTAG
- a CDS encoding response regulator transcription factor — MTAKVIRVVIADDEPLIRAGIRMILTSAPDIEVVAEGANGREGVELVRAHAPDVVLLDIQMPVMDGLTALGELRRVAPEARALILTTFGEKENVLRALSEGGAGFLLKDSAPGELIGAVRAAAAGDAYLSPAATRHVVDQLAAGQAVGRGEAARRRVAELSERERGVLALLGEGLSNADAGRRLHMSEATVKTYVSRILAKLDCENRVQAALLARDAGL; from the coding sequence GTGACAGCCAAGGTGATCAGAGTGGTGATCGCTGACGACGAGCCGCTGATCCGGGCCGGGATCAGGATGATCCTGACCTCGGCGCCGGACATCGAGGTCGTCGCGGAGGGGGCGAACGGTCGGGAGGGGGTGGAGCTGGTCCGCGCGCACGCCCCGGACGTGGTCCTGTTGGACATCCAGATGCCGGTGATGGACGGGCTGACGGCGCTGGGCGAGTTGCGGCGGGTGGCGCCGGAGGCGCGGGCGCTGATCCTGACCACCTTCGGGGAGAAGGAGAACGTGCTGCGGGCCCTGAGCGAGGGCGGCGCCGGGTTCCTGCTGAAGGACTCGGCGCCGGGCGAGCTGATCGGGGCGGTCCGGGCGGCCGCCGCCGGGGACGCCTACCTGTCGCCGGCCGCGACCCGGCACGTGGTTGACCAGCTCGCGGCCGGGCAGGCCGTCGGCCGGGGCGAGGCGGCCCGGCGGCGGGTGGCGGAGCTGAGCGAGCGGGAGCGGGGGGTCCTGGCCCTGCTGGGCGAGGGCCTGTCCAACGCGGACGCGGGCCGGCGGCTGCACATGAGCGAGGCGACGGTGAAGACGTACGTGAGCCGGATCCTCGCGAAGCTGGATTGCGAGAACCGGGTGCAGGCGGCCCTGCTGGCCAGGGACGCCGGGCTTTAG